The bacterium genome has a window encoding:
- a CDS encoding polysaccharide biosynthesis protein, giving the protein MTLTGRDGERSDRRRLLVVGAGEAGRSLAREIRDGAFALEPVAFIDDDPDLLGGHVLGLPILGGLEDLVAAAALARAEEILIAIPSATGPVIRRLVLLCRRAGLPFRIAPGIRAIIEGDVHFAQVREVAPEDLLGRETVSFRAGDARALIHGRSVMITGAGGTIGAELCRRVGELEPRELLLLGRGENSLHKISQELASRFPHLRTPVLIADVRDQERLDVFATRHRPELVFHAAAHKHVPLMEENPEEAVFVNVRGTANLIRFARRVGAERFVLISTDKAVAPASVMGATKRVAEMLVAAAGRAGGRTRFMTVRFGNVLGSRGSVVPLFQACIRRGVPLPVTDDRMTRYFMTVKEAVLLVIETMVIGENAATYILEMGDPVSIMDLARNMLALAGYDPENGDLGPGIVSTGLRPGEKLHEALVDTDERLGASRNPLINRALSLRERACDPDGILATLLEPARRGEMSGVRAALAQVLGSPEFPS; this is encoded by the coding sequence ATGACGCTCACGGGTCGGGATGGTGAGCGGTCGGACCGCCGGCGCCTGCTGGTGGTCGGTGCCGGGGAGGCCGGCCGGTCGCTGGCCCGGGAGATACGCGACGGCGCGTTCGCCCTGGAACCCGTGGCCTTCATCGACGACGACCCGGACCTGCTCGGCGGGCATGTCCTGGGCCTGCCCATCCTGGGCGGTCTCGAGGATCTGGTCGCCGCCGCCGCACTTGCCCGCGCCGAGGAAATCCTCATCGCCATACCGTCCGCCACCGGACCGGTGATCCGCAGGCTGGTGCTGCTGTGTCGTCGGGCGGGATTGCCGTTCAGGATCGCTCCCGGCATCCGCGCCATCATCGAAGGCGACGTGCACTTCGCCCAGGTGCGCGAGGTGGCGCCCGAAGACCTCCTGGGGCGCGAAACGGTTTCCTTCCGCGCGGGCGACGCGCGCGCCCTGATCCACGGCCGCAGCGTCATGATCACCGGTGCTGGCGGCACCATCGGCGCCGAACTCTGCCGTCGCGTGGGCGAGCTGGAGCCCCGCGAGCTGCTGTTGCTCGGACGTGGCGAGAACTCTCTGCACAAGATATCCCAGGAGCTGGCGAGCCGTTTCCCGCATCTGCGGACGCCGGTGCTGATCGCCGACGTGCGCGACCAGGAACGCCTGGACGTGTTCGCGACGCGACACCGGCCCGAGCTCGTCTTCCACGCCGCGGCGCACAAGCACGTCCCGCTGATGGAGGAGAATCCGGAGGAGGCGGTCTTCGTCAACGTACGCGGGACGGCCAACCTGATCCGCTTCGCCCGACGGGTCGGGGCAGAGCGTTTCGTGCTGATCTCGACCGACAAGGCCGTGGCGCCCGCCAGCGTCATGGGCGCCACCAAGCGGGTGGCAGAGATGCTGGTGGCCGCCGCGGGACGGGCGGGCGGCCGGACGCGTTTCATGACGGTCCGCTTCGGCAATGTGCTGGGCAGCCGCGGCTCCGTGGTGCCGTTATTCCAGGCGTGCATCCGCCGGGGCGTACCCCTGCCGGTCACCGACGACCGCATGACGCGCTACTTCATGACCGTCAAGGAGGCCGTGCTGCTGGTGATCGAGACCATGGTCATAGGCGAGAACGCCGCCACCTACATCCTCGAGATGGGCGACCCCGTGTCCATCATGGATCTCGCCCGCAACATGCTGGCCCTGGCCGGCTACGATCCCGAAAACGGCGACCTGGGCCCCGGCATCGTCAGCACGGGACTGCGGCCGGGCGAGAAGCTGCACGAGGCGCTCGTCGACACGGACGAACGTCTGGGTGCCAGCAGGAATCCCCTGATCAACCGGGCGCTGTCGCTGCGCGAGCGCGCATGCGATCCCGACGGGATCCTGGCGACTCTCCTGGAGCCGGCGCGCCGGGGAGAGATGTCCGGCGTCCGCGCCGCCCTGGCGCAAGTGCTGGGATCGCCGGAGTTCCCGTCGTGA